From a region of the Blochmannia endosymbiont of Camponotus modoc genome:
- the pssA gene encoding CDP-diacylglycerol--serine O-phosphatidyltransferase, which translates to MIKKRKYNELNKYDDHQRFLRELPKIIQKVDYFKILFSPKEFRTALLHAISRANNHICLVTLYLDDDQGGKKIIDALLHVKKLRPQIKIRILVDWHRARRVRIGSSKKYTNIDWYTDIIKQYPNTEIAICGIPIHVNEALGVLHLKGFIIDDQILYSGANLNDEYLHINTKYRYDRYHIIRNPQLSDVMLNYIDRELLSAKVTNNLGYGNSLKKLKNSKNNIRLLRRNLRRVCYRYQGNATFNELAISPLVGLGKNSALNKTIYHLIYSARNQVVLCTPYFNMPTVLIRALISLLRQGINIEIIVGDKIANDFYVPVHQPFTLISTLPYLYELNLRYFLKKLQKYVDNKRLLVRMWKEGNNGYHVKGIWVDDEWQLITGNNLNPRSVRFDLENALLVHDPCKLLFHQRNKELNMIRMHTSYIAHYTSLQHISDYPTKIGQLLYRIHKIRFDRLINRIL; encoded by the coding sequence ATGATAAAAAAAAGAAAATATAATGAATTGAATAAATATGATGATCATCAAAGATTTCTTAGAGAATTGCCTAAAATTATTCAAAAAGTAGATTATTTTAAGATTTTATTCAGCCCTAAAGAATTTAGAACCGCATTATTGCATGCTATTTCTAGGGCAAACAATCATATTTGTTTAGTTACATTGTATCTAGATGATGATCAAGGTGGTAAAAAAATTATCGATGCTTTACTTCATGTTAAAAAACTTCGTCCTCAAATTAAAATTAGAATTTTAGTGGATTGGCATCGTGCACGAAGAGTCCGTATCGGTTCTTCTAAAAAATATACAAATATTGATTGGTATACAGATATTATAAAACAGTATCCTAACACTGAGATTGCAATATGCGGAATACCAATCCATGTAAATGAAGCTTTAGGAGTCCTTCATTTAAAAGGATTTATTATCGACGATCAGATATTGTATAGTGGTGCTAATTTAAATGATGAGTATTTACATATAAATACTAAATATAGATACGATCGATATCATATAATACGTAATCCGCAATTATCTGATGTTATGTTGAATTATATTGATAGAGAATTATTGTCTGCAAAAGTGACTAACAATTTGGGATATGGAAATTCTTTAAAAAAACTAAAAAACAGTAAGAATAATATTCGTTTGTTGCGTCGTAATTTACGAAGAGTTTGTTATCGTTATCAAGGTAACGCTACATTTAATGAATTAGCAATTTCACCATTAGTTGGTTTAGGTAAAAATAGTGCTCTTAATAAAACTATTTATCATTTAATTTATTCTGCAAGAAATCAAGTTGTATTGTGTACACCTTATTTTAATATGCCTACTGTATTAATACGTGCCTTGATTTCTTTGTTACGTCAAGGAATAAATATAGAAATTATTGTGGGAGATAAAATTGCTAATGATTTCTATGTGCCTGTACATCAGCCATTCACACTAATTAGTACTTTACCATATTTATATGAATTAAATTTACGTTATTTTTTAAAAAAGTTGCAAAAATATGTTGATAATAAACGATTATTAGTACGGATGTGGAAAGAAGGTAATAACGGGTATCATGTTAAGGGTATTTGGGTAGATGATGAATGGCAGTTGATTACTGGAAATAATTTAAATCCTAGATCTGTAAGATTTGATTTAGAGAATGCTTTACTTGTTCATGACCCATGTAAATTGTTATTTCATCAAAGAAATAAAGAATTAAATATGATTCGTATGCATACGAGTTATATAGCGCATTATACATCATTACAACATATATCTGATTATCCTACAAAAATAGGACAATTACTTTATAGAATACATAAAATTAGATTTGATCGACTAATTAATCGTATTTTATAA
- a CDS encoding DMT family transporter: MDYLYLFIAILSEVIATSYLKASEGFSKLYPAIVVVIGYTLSFVLLSLVLQTIPMGIAYSCWAGLGIVFITAAGYVFYDQKLDSLAVIGIALIIIGVVLINMFSNTIEH, from the coding sequence ATGGATTATTTATATTTATTTATTGCTATTCTTTCCGAGGTTATTGCTACCTCTTACTTAAAAGCATCTGAAGGATTTAGTAAATTATATCCTGCTATTGTAGTAGTAATTGGTTATACACTCTCTTTTGTATTGTTATCTCTAGTATTGCAAACAATACCGATGGGTATTGCATATTCCTGTTGGGCTGGACTTGGCATTGTGTTTATTACTGCAGCAGGATATGTATTTTATGATCAAAAATTGGATAGTTTAGCTGTTATTGGTATTGCTTTAATTATTATTGGTGTTGTATTAATTAATATGTTTTCTAACACGATAGAACACTAA
- the smpB gene encoding SsrA-binding protein SmpB, producing the protein MNQLILKKITQNKHAYHEYFIEKKIESGISLLGWEVKSARSNMVTINNSYVSFYNKEAYICNSIFQSNVTQLYNETHNSVRVRKLLLKKNELSFLMEKINQKGYTAIILDLYWKNSWIKVNIGIAKGKKKYDKRNIIHMHKWKKEKIRILKYMK; encoded by the coding sequence ATGAATCAGTTAATTTTAAAGAAAATTACGCAAAATAAACATGCATATCATGAATATTTTATTGAAAAAAAAATTGAATCTGGAATTTCATTATTAGGATGGGAAGTAAAATCTGCGCGTTCTAATATGGTAACTATTAATAATAGTTACGTATCTTTTTATAACAAGGAAGCGTATATTTGTAATTCTATATTTCAATCAAATGTAACTCAACTTTATAATGAAACTCACAATTCCGTTCGTGTGCGTAAGTTGTTATTAAAAAAAAATGAATTATCATTTTTAATGGAAAAAATTAATCAAAAAGGTTATACTGCAATTATTTTGGATTTGTATTGGAAAAATTCTTGGATTAAAGTGAACATCGGAATTGCTAAAGGTAAGAAAAAATACGACAAAAGAAATATAATACATATGCATAAATGGAAGAAAGAAAAAATACGTATCTTAAAATATATGAAATAA
- a CDS encoding type II toxin-antitoxin system RatA family toxin: MAYIKYFVSVPYSVEQMFNLVNDINSYTKFLPGCNVSKILEQNNNELIAEMNIVSNGIVRSLVTHNFFINNKSISMLLVRGPFKSFYGYWEFIPITSAVSRIEYFSHYEFKSIFIEKIFNHIFKTKYKNIITAFISRAHIIYGTYHAL, translated from the coding sequence ATGGCTTACATCAAATATTTTGTCTCAGTACCGTATAGTGTAGAGCAAATGTTTAATTTGGTAAATGATATTAACTCTTATACTAAATTTCTTCCTGGATGCAATGTAAGTAAAATTTTAGAACAAAATAATAACGAATTAATTGCTGAAATGAATATAGTTTCTAATGGAATCGTTAGGTCATTGGTTACTCATAATTTTTTTATAAACAATAAAAGTATCTCAATGCTTTTAGTAAGAGGACCATTCAAATCATTTTATGGATATTGGGAATTTATTCCTATTACTTCTGCTGTCAGTAGAATTGAATATTTTTCTCATTATGAATTTAAATCAATATTTATCGAAAAAATTTTTAATCATATTTTTAAAACTAAATATAAAAACATAATTACAGCATTCATTTCCAGAGCTCATATAATATACGGTACATATCACGCGTTATAA
- a CDS encoding outer membrane protein assembly factor BamE: MLQYMPRSSDIQQGNYLNEYDIKKIRLGMTKLEISSNIGDPTLEGFLNPNIWYYIFYYRSGNKISEHQILMLKFDAHDTLVTMNKR; encoded by the coding sequence ATGCTGCAATATATGCCTCGATCTTCTGATATTCAACAAGGCAATTATTTAAATGAATATGATATTAAAAAGATTCGTCTTGGAATGACAAAACTGGAAATATCTTCTAATATCGGAGATCCGACATTAGAAGGTTTTTTAAACCCAAATATATGGTATTATATTTTTTATTATCGTAGTGGCAATAAAATATCGGAGCATCAAATTTTAATGTTAAAATTTGATGCTCATGATACTTTGGTAACTATGAACAAAAGATAA
- the nadK gene encoding NAD(+) kinase, whose amino-acid sequence MTSSIFRTIGIIGYSRYPKAVHTYDILYHWLYSKGITVIIEHHAASLLNVQKAVVGDLNDIGNYADLAIVIGGDGNMLRAANILAQHDIKVIGINRGTLGFLTDLDPNSALVELSDVLSGHFINEKRFLLDVTVQRYNNLIRLGSAINEVILHTNTIRHMIEFELYIDDDFIFSQRSDGLIISTPTGSTAYALSAGGPILSPTVDAILLVPICPHTLSSRPVVINSKSMICLKFSKITSELKIGYDNHTPVLVCKEEEIFIQRSNHYLDLIHPNNYNYFKTLNIKLGWSQNIAEMKK is encoded by the coding sequence ATGACTTCTTCTATTTTTCGTACTATTGGTATTATCGGGTATTCTCGTTATCCGAAAGCTGTACATACATATGATATTTTATATCATTGGTTATATAGTAAAGGGATTACAGTCATCATCGAACATCATGCTGCTAGTTTATTAAATGTACAAAAAGCAGTTGTAGGTGATTTAAATGATATAGGAAATTACGCAGATTTAGCTATAGTTATAGGTGGAGATGGCAATATGTTAAGAGCTGCGAATATTCTAGCACAGCACGATATTAAAGTTATTGGGATCAATCGTGGAACTCTTGGTTTTCTTACTGATTTAGATCCCAATTCAGCACTAGTGGAGTTATCTGATGTTTTATCAGGTCATTTTATTAACGAAAAACGTTTTTTATTAGATGTAACAGTACAACGCTATAATAATCTAATCAGATTAGGTAGTGCTATTAATGAAGTTATTTTACATACAAATACAATTAGACATATGATTGAATTTGAGTTATATATTGATGATGATTTTATTTTTTCACAGAGATCTGATGGTTTAATTATTTCTACTCCAACTGGATCAACCGCATATGCTTTATCTGCTGGAGGACCTATTCTTAGTCCTACAGTAGATGCTATTTTATTAGTACCAATATGCCCTCATACTTTGTCATCTCGGCCAGTTGTGATTAATAGTAAAAGTATGATTTGCCTGAAATTTTCTAAAATAACATCTGAATTGAAAATAGGTTATGATAATCACACTCCTGTTTTAGTATGCAAAGAAGAAGAAATCTTTATTCAACGTAGTAATCATTATCTTGATTTGATTCATCCTAATAATTATAACTATTTTAAGACGTTAAATATTAAGCTTGGTTGGTCACAAAATATTGCTGAAATGAAAAAATAA
- the grpE gene encoding nucleotide exchange factor GrpE gives MIDDNVKNNIDESTLQNEKIEKEELLESVSTVDNVIDPKNDQIIKLQIKLAQLQEHERNTVLRLTAEIENIRRRNTQEIEKIHKFGLERFIFELLPVIDNLERTMNISDNSNTLLSAIIEGIELTLKSFLDTVHKFGLKSIYEINVPFNPEIHQAISIIESEDHKPNQVLTMIQKGYILNGRLIRPAMVTVSQSK, from the coding sequence ATGATAGATGATAATGTAAAAAACAATATCGATGAAAGTACATTACAGAATGAAAAAATAGAAAAAGAGGAACTGTTAGAATCTGTTTCGACAGTAGATAATGTTATTGATCCTAAAAATGATCAAATCATTAAATTACAAATAAAATTAGCACAACTTCAAGAACACGAACGTAATACGGTATTACGTCTTACAGCTGAAATAGAAAACATCCGTCGGCGTAACACCCAAGAAATAGAAAAAATCCACAAATTTGGATTAGAACGATTTATCTTTGAATTATTACCAGTAATTGATAATTTAGAACGTACAATGAATATTTCAGATAATTCTAATACTTTATTATCTGCTATAATAGAAGGTATTGAATTAACATTAAAATCTTTTTTAGACACTGTGCACAAGTTTGGATTAAAATCTATATATGAAATTAACGTGCCATTTAATCCTGAAATACATCAAGCAATATCTATAATAGAATCTGAAGACCATAAACCAAATCAAGTATTAACAATGATTCAAAAAGGATACATTTTGAATGGAAGATTAATTCGACCTGCTATGGTCACAGTATCACAATCCAAATGA
- the ung gene encoding uracil-DNA glycosylase, translating to MSQELTWQCLLSKEKTLPYFQNILFTIEERKKKGITIYPKKKDVFNAFRFTSFESIKVVIIGQDPYHGPNQAHGFAFSVLPGVLPPPSLRNIYKELVSDMPNFIIPEHGCLQSWAQEGVLLLNSILTVEEGRSCSHADIGWERFTDKIICMLNTYKEKIIFLLWGKYAQKKGNIINHKKHYVLTASHPSPISARRGFLGCHHFYKVNILLMQQNKQIINWQPKIVN from the coding sequence ATGTCTCAAGAATTAACTTGGCAGTGTTTGTTATCAAAAGAAAAAACATTGCCGTACTTTCAGAATATATTGTTTACCATAGAGGAACGTAAAAAAAAAGGTATTACGATTTATCCTAAAAAAAAGGATGTTTTTAACGCATTTCGTTTTACTAGTTTTGAATCTATAAAAGTTGTTATCATAGGTCAGGATCCTTATCACGGACCTAATCAAGCACATGGATTTGCCTTTTCTGTATTGCCTGGTGTTTTGCCTCCTCCCTCTTTAAGGAATATTTATAAAGAGCTTGTATCTGATATGCCCAATTTTATAATACCAGAACACGGTTGTTTGCAGAGTTGGGCGCAAGAAGGGGTGTTACTGCTTAATAGTATTTTAACTGTTGAGGAAGGAAGAAGTTGTTCTCATGCTGATATTGGATGGGAACGATTTACAGACAAAATAATATGTATGCTGAACACGTATAAGGAAAAAATTATATTTTTACTATGGGGAAAGTATGCTCAAAAAAAAGGTAACATCATTAACCATAAAAAACATTATGTTTTAACTGCGTCACATCCTTCACCTATATCAGCTCGACGTGGATTTTTAGGATGTCATCATTTTTATAAGGTTAATATATTATTAATGCAACAAAATAAACAGATTATTAATTGGCAACCTAAAATAGTTAACTAA
- the lepA gene encoding translation elongation factor 4: protein MIKYIRNFSIIAHIDHGKSTLSDRLIQTCGGLNEREMTSQVLDSMELERERGITIKSQNVTLNYTSKNGQPYQLNLIDTPGHVDFSYEVSRSLAACEGALLIVDVTQGVEAQTVANYRIAKEMNLKIIVALNKIDLSTADPNRVSQEIKNIIGIDVNNAIQCSAKTGSGIPELIECLIHDIPHPQGDPCAPLQALIIDSWFNKYLGVVSLICIKNGKLYKGDVLKSMNTGQKYTVDQIGIFTPKQVKREILDCGEVGWLVCANKNIIKTPVGDTFTLSTRPAKKACHGFKKLQPYVYAGLFPIGSKNQKIFRDALYKLSLNDSSLFYEPERSEFLGLGFRCGFLGLLHLDIIQERLRREYSLDLLVTAPMVIYEILTIDNRIMYVDSPSKLLSLTRIKEIREPIVLCNILLPKKYLGEIISLCIKKRGTQIDIIYHGAQITLTYELPMSEIILNFFDQIKSASHGYASFEYKFIRFQISNIVCIEILINKKRIDALTVITNQEQSIYHGRLLVNKLQKLIPRQQFDIVIQATIGKRIISRDIVKQLRKNVLAKCHGGDVTRKKKLLYNQKEGKKRMKQIGNVNLPHTVFLAIFDVNNNKK, encoded by the coding sequence ATGATAAAATATATACGTAATTTTTCTATTATTGCGCATATTGATCACGGAAAATCAACATTATCTGATCGGTTGATTCAGACTTGCGGTGGATTAAACGAACGCGAAATGACATCCCAAGTATTAGATTCCATGGAGTTAGAAAGAGAACGTGGTATTACTATAAAATCACAAAATGTGACACTCAATTATACGTCTAAAAACGGCCAGCCTTATCAACTGAATCTTATTGACACGCCTGGTCATGTTGATTTTTCTTATGAAGTTTCTCGATCTTTAGCAGCATGTGAAGGTGCCTTATTAATAGTAGACGTTACTCAAGGAGTAGAAGCGCAAACTGTGGCCAATTATCGAATTGCTAAAGAAATGAATTTAAAAATTATTGTGGCATTAAATAAAATTGATTTATCAACAGCAGATCCTAATCGAGTATCTCAAGAAATTAAAAACATCATTGGTATCGACGTAAATAATGCAATACAATGTTCAGCTAAAACTGGTTCTGGCATACCAGAATTAATAGAGTGTTTAATTCATGATATTCCTCATCCTCAAGGAGATCCATGCGCTCCTCTGCAAGCACTAATTATAGATTCTTGGTTTAATAAATATTTAGGTGTTGTATCGTTAATATGTATTAAAAATGGCAAATTATATAAAGGTGATGTATTGAAATCAATGAATACAGGGCAAAAATATACTGTTGATCAAATAGGTATCTTCACTCCAAAACAAGTAAAACGAGAAATATTAGATTGTGGAGAAGTAGGTTGGTTAGTCTGTGCTAACAAAAATATCATAAAAACCCCTGTAGGAGATACATTCACTCTGTCAACTCGTCCCGCAAAAAAAGCATGTCATGGTTTTAAAAAACTTCAACCTTATGTTTATGCGGGATTATTTCCTATAGGTTCTAAAAATCAAAAAATCTTTCGTGACGCTTTATACAAACTTAGTTTAAATGATTCTTCTCTATTTTATGAGCCAGAAAGATCAGAATTTTTAGGTTTAGGATTTCGTTGTGGGTTTCTTGGATTGTTACATTTAGATATAATCCAGGAAAGATTAAGACGTGAATATTCACTTGATTTACTTGTTACAGCTCCAATGGTAATATATGAAATATTAACCATTGACAATCGAATAATGTATGTAGATAGTCCATCAAAATTGCTTTCTTTAACTAGAATTAAAGAAATACGTGAACCTATTGTTTTATGTAACATATTGCTTCCAAAAAAGTATCTTGGAGAGATTATTTCTTTATGCATTAAAAAAAGAGGTACTCAAATTGACATAATATATCATGGTGCTCAAATTACATTAACTTACGAATTGCCTATGTCTGAAATAATATTGAATTTTTTTGATCAAATAAAATCAGCATCTCATGGATATGCTTCATTTGAATATAAATTCATTCGTTTTCAGATATCGAATATAGTATGCATAGAAATATTAATTAATAAAAAACGTATTGATGCATTAACGGTAATTACGAATCAAGAACAATCTATATATCATGGCCGTCTATTAGTTAATAAATTACAAAAATTAATCCCAAGACAACAATTCGATATTGTGATTCAAGCAACTATTGGTAAGAGAATAATATCACGTGATATTGTAAAACAACTGCGGAAAAATGTTTTAGCAAAATGTCATGGAGGCGATGTAACTCGAAAGAAAAAATTGTTATATAATCAAAAAGAAGGAAAAAAACGCATGAAACAAATAGGCAATGTTAATTTACCACATACCGTATTTCTAGCAATCTTTGATGTCAATAACAATAAAAAATAA
- the lepB gene encoding signal peptidase I produces MINAFSLILVIITGISGIFWSIKKLYTLMYNRDQHKKIFLQKSTNTYQQSKNAYSLIISYCSIISEFMSSIFPILLLVFIIRSFVFEPFRIPSGSMMPTLLIGDFILVKKFIYGIKNPITQKTLINTGYPKRGDIIVFKYPKNTELNYIKRVIGEPGDKVIYNIITKQLIIYANYVNNAACIQPLPIVYSNVVPSNFIQVFDNDVDGKVNSSFIQIGPHQKGPHGIRLIQTTESFSGIEHNILTMIPPGDQNLIKMYDQHTKHLISEWLVPAGEYFVMGDNRDNSADSRYWGFVPERNIIGKAIIIWMNIKKQQEGIWPISIQFHRIGNIQ; encoded by the coding sequence ATGATTAACGCATTTTCTTTAATCTTAGTAATTATTACGGGAATATCAGGTATTTTCTGGAGTATAAAAAAATTATATACATTAATGTATAATCGTGATCAACATAAAAAAATATTCCTTCAAAAATCAACCAATACTTATCAACAATCAAAAAATGCTTATTCATTGATAATTTCATATTGTTCAATAATTTCTGAATTTATGTCCTCAATTTTTCCGATATTATTATTAGTATTTATAATACGATCATTTGTTTTTGAACCATTCCGAATACCTTCTGGATCCATGATGCCTACTTTGTTAATAGGAGATTTTATTTTAGTAAAAAAATTCATATATGGCATTAAAAATCCTATTACTCAAAAAACATTAATTAATACTGGATATCCAAAACGCGGAGATATAATAGTATTTAAGTATCCTAAAAATACCGAACTAAACTATATTAAACGAGTAATTGGAGAGCCAGGAGACAAAGTAATCTATAACATTATTACTAAACAATTAATAATATATGCGAATTATGTTAATAATGCTGCATGCATACAACCATTACCCATTGTTTATAGCAATGTTGTTCCTAGTAATTTTATTCAAGTATTTGATAATGACGTAGACGGAAAGGTTAATTCTTCATTTATTCAAATAGGACCGCATCAAAAAGGTCCTCATGGAATTCGACTTATTCAAACCACAGAATCATTCAGTGGAATAGAACACAATATCTTAACAATGATACCACCTGGTGATCAAAACTTAATAAAAATGTATGATCAACATACAAAACACTTAATATCTGAGTGGTTAGTGCCCGCAGGTGAGTATTTTGTAATGGGAGATAATAGGGATAACAGCGCAGATAGTCGTTATTGGGGATTTGTTCCTGAACGCAATATAATAGGAAAAGCAATAATAATTTGGATGAATATCAAAAAACAACAAGAAGGGATATGGCCAATTAGTATCCAATTCCATAGAATTGGTAATATACAATAA
- the rnc gene encoding ribonuclease III: MNIMLVNTLQEKLGYIFNRYDLLLQALTHRSSSNRHNERLEFLGDAILNYVIANLLYHRFPHISEGDMSRMRANLVRENTLATLAREFNLGDYLQLGQGELKSGGYQRESILANTIEALIGGIFLDSNIQTIEILIINWYKIRIDHMDPYAYDKQKDPKTRLQEYMQHRRLPLPVYWINQIIGEAHNQIFTINCQVSELTQPIIGCGSSRRRAEQNAAKKVLEILEKNITKTYDLIT, encoded by the coding sequence ATAAATATTATGTTAGTTAATACATTGCAAGAAAAACTTGGTTATATTTTTAATCGATATGACTTATTATTACAAGCACTAACTCATAGAAGTTCTAGCAATCGACACAATGAAAGACTAGAATTTTTGGGCGACGCTATATTAAACTATGTAATAGCTAACCTATTATATCATAGGTTTCCTCATATTAGCGAAGGAGATATGAGTAGAATGCGTGCAAATTTGGTACGCGAAAATACATTAGCAACACTAGCACGAGAATTTAATTTAGGAGATTATCTACAATTAGGACAAGGAGAACTAAAAAGCGGGGGATATCAACGTGAATCCATTTTAGCTAATACAATAGAAGCGTTGATAGGCGGTATATTTTTAGATAGTAATATTCAAACTATTGAAATATTAATTATTAATTGGTATAAAATTCGTATAGATCACATGGATCCTTATGCTTATGATAAACAAAAAGATCCAAAAACTCGTCTGCAAGAATATATGCAACATCGTCGTTTGCCGTTACCTGTATATTGGATTAATCAAATAATTGGAGAGGCGCACAATCAAATATTTACGATAAATTGTCAAGTTAGTGAATTAACACAACCGATTATTGGATGCGGTTCTAGTCGGCGTAGAGCTGAACAAAATGCAGCAAAAAAAGTTTTAGAAATACTAGAGAAGAACATAACCAAAACATATGATCTGATCACGTGA
- the pdxJ gene encoding pyridoxine 5'-phosphate synthase — MSNLLLGVNIDHIATLRNARNTIYPDPIYAAFIAEQSGADSITIHLREDRRHITDRDVEMLRKTIQTSMNLEIAATDEMINIACTLKPHCCCLVPEKRQELTTEGGLDVINKANKLQDIIFKLTEAGIRVSLFIDPNEQQISVAYNIGAPYIELHTGMYSHATDATTQNLEYKRIKKSVQYAVNNGLKVNAGHGLNYYNVRPIAMLPGIQELNIGHSIISRSIFCGLSKAIQDMKKLIQDSRRG, encoded by the coding sequence ATGTCAAATTTATTATTAGGTGTAAATATTGATCATATTGCAACATTACGTAATGCAAGAAATACTATATATCCTGATCCTATATATGCTGCATTCATTGCAGAACAGTCAGGAGCAGATAGTATTACTATACATTTAAGAGAAGATCGTCGTCACATTACCGATCGAGATGTCGAAATGTTACGTAAAACTATACAAACATCTATGAACTTAGAAATAGCAGCAACAGATGAAATGATTAATATCGCATGTACATTAAAACCACATTGTTGTTGTTTAGTACCTGAAAAGCGTCAAGAACTTACAACTGAAGGTGGTTTAGATGTAATTAATAAAGCAAATAAATTACAAGATATAATATTTAAACTTACTGAAGCTGGAATTAGAGTTTCATTATTTATTGATCCTAATGAACAACAAATTAGTGTTGCATATAATATAGGTGCTCCTTATATAGAACTACATACCGGAATGTATTCTCATGCTACAGATGCAACAACTCAAAACTTAGAATATAAACGTATTAAAAAAAGTGTGCAATATGCTGTAAATAATGGTTTAAAAGTTAATGCTGGACATGGTCTTAATTATTATAACGTACGACCTATTGCGATGTTACCAGGAATACAAGAATTAAATATAGGACATTCTATAATTAGCCGATCAATATTTTGTGGATTATCTAAAGCTATTCAAGATATGAAGAAATTAATACAAGACTCAAGAAGAGGTTAA
- the acpS gene encoding holo-ACP synthase → MVIHGIGIDIVDIRKIKKIITHSGDKLATRILSKSEWKIYKNKKHPVHFLAKRFAAKEAVAKAFGTGISQGVTFNQIEIFNDKLGKPMLHLFSCTALLANKLSLKKMHITLSDTNSYACAFVILER, encoded by the coding sequence ATAGTGATTCACGGAATCGGCATAGATATCGTTGATATTAGGAAAATAAAAAAAATAATAACACATAGCGGAGATAAGTTAGCTACACGTATACTTAGTAAATCAGAATGGAAAATATATAAAAATAAAAAGCATCCTGTGCATTTCTTAGCAAAACGTTTCGCTGCAAAAGAAGCGGTAGCTAAAGCATTTGGCACTGGAATAAGCCAAGGAGTAACATTTAATCAAATTGAAATATTTAACGATAAACTAGGAAAACCAATGCTACATTTATTCTCATGTACAGCTCTATTAGCTAATAAATTATCATTAAAAAAAATGCATATTACTTTATCTGATACCAATTCGTATGCATGTGCGTTTGTTATATTGGAACGATAA
- the tadA gene encoding tRNA adenosine(34) deaminase TadA: MYEIEDVDTIWMRHAIALAAHAEIIGEISVGAVLIQNGKLISYGWNSSIICHDPSAHAEIVALRTGGKILGNYRLLGTTLYVTLEPCMMCIGAIIHARVYRLVCGAKNSKTGQRSWLKNTLHHPMNNHHVFLTTGVLEKECAYQLNKFFKRQRQT, translated from the coding sequence ATGTATGAAATAGAAGATGTAGATACGATATGGATGCGCCATGCTATTGCATTAGCTGCCCATGCTGAAATTATTGGAGAAATATCAGTAGGAGCTGTTTTAATTCAAAATGGTAAACTTATAAGTTACGGTTGGAATTCTTCTATTATATGCCATGATCCAAGTGCTCATGCAGAAATTGTAGCATTACGTACAGGGGGGAAAATTTTGGGCAATTATCGATTATTAGGTACTACTCTTTATGTTACTCTGGAACCATGTATGATGTGTATTGGCGCGATAATTCATGCTCGTGTTTATCGATTAGTTTGTGGTGCTAAAAACAGTAAAACGGGACAAAGATCATGGCTAAAAAATACACTCCACCATCCAATGAATAATCATCATGTATTTTTAACAACTGGGGTATTAGAGAAAGAATGTGCTTATCAATTGAATAAATTTTTTAAACGTCAACGTCAAACCTGA